The DNA region GGGGCCGAGCGGCCGCACGACAGGCTCGAGCACCTCCACGTACCGCGCGATGCGTAAGCCGGCCTCAATCGCCAGGTCCTCGCTCAGTGAGGCCGCCGGGAGCGTCTCGTGCAGGCGCGTCCAGCGTTCCGTCCACTCCTCCGCTTCCACCCCTGGGCCCAGCTGCGCCGCGATTTCCCCCATCGCCGCAGATAGCGCGGCGATGCGGGCGTAGTTGTCCTCGCGGTCCCCCTCGAAGTGCAGGCCTATTTCGATGAGGCCCGCCCGCGGCCGGACCCAGACCTCGTAGTGCTGGGCGAAGTCGCCGAAGGAGAACTGCAGCAGCGAGCCGCGCTGCCGGGCCGCTGGCTTCTCCCCGGCCATCGCCCCGAGGGCCGCGGACCGGACAATCTCCAGGAACTCTCGCGTCTTCAGGGCCACGGGGCGACGATAGCTCACTCTCTCAAGGACAGGTTCAGGCCGCATGGCAGGCAGTGCATGCGGAGCGAGATGCTAATAATATGGTCGCTGTTGGAGAAAGGAGCCGCGAATGGACGCCGGCCTGATCATCCTCATCGTCGTCATAGCAGTCCTGGTGCTGCTCGTCATCATGGCAGTCGGCATTTATAACGGCCTCGTGAGCGCCCGCTTCCGGGTGCGAGAGGCCTGGTCCGGCATCGACGTGCAGCTCAAGCGCCGTTCGAGCCTGATCCCGAACCTCGTCGAAACCGTGAGGGGGTACGCCGCGCACGAACGCGAGACGCTGGAGAACGTCACGCGCGCCCGCGCCGCCCTCGACCGCGCCGGGTCGCCAGCGGAAGCCGCCCAGGCCAACAACATGCTCACGCAGACCCTGCGCTCGTTGTTCGCCGTTGCCGAAGCCTACCCGGACCTCAAGGCCAATCAGAGCTTCCAGCAGCTCCAGAGCGACCTGACCGACACCGAGGACAAGATCGCCTACGCGCGCCAGTTCTACAACCGCAACGTCCTCGCCTACAACGAGAAGACCAGCACGTTCCCCTCGGTCATCATCGCCAACATGTTCAACTTCCAGCCCGAGGAGTTCTTCGAGGCCGAAGAGGCGGCCCGCGAGGACGTGCGCGTGAGCTTCGCGCCCAGCGCGCCTGCGGCGCAGGCGCAGAGCCCGCCGCCGGCCCCGCCCGCCTCTCCTCCTTCAACCTGAGGCGGCGAGGACCAGCGTAGCGCCCTCACTCGAGGGCCGCGGCCGGGGGGCATCTGTGTCCGAGCTTCAGCAGCCGGTTCTCATCTACGACCGGATTGCGTCCAACAAGCGCAAGACGTTCCTCCTGCTGGCCGCTTTCTTTGTGCTCACCTCGGCCATGGTGATCCTCGTCGGCTACCTCGCGGGGCTGCCTCTGGGGTTTTCGCCGTTCATCATGCTCTTCGTGCTGCTTTACGCGGCGTTCGCCTACTTCGCCTCGGACAGCGTCGCCCTCGCCGTGAGCGGCGCGCGGGGGCCGGTGACCGAGGAGCAAGAGCCGCTGCTTTACCGCACGGTAGAGAACCTGTGCATTGGCGCGGGCTTGCCCATGCCGAAGGTCTACGTCATCGAGGACGGCGCGATGAACGCCTTCGCGACCGGGCGCGACCCCGAGCACGCCTCCGTGGCCGTCACTCGCGGCCTCTTGTCCAAGCTCGACAAGCTCGAACTCGAGGGCGTCATCGCCCACGAGCTCTCGCACATCGGGAACCGTGACACCCTCCTCATGACCACGCTCGTGCTCCTGGCCGGAGTGATCGCCCTGCTCGCGGACCTCGCCTTCAGGCTGACCTGGTACGGCGCCGGCGCCAGGCGCTCATACAAGGGCAAGAACAGCAGTGGCGCCGCGATCCTCGTCCTGGTCGCGATCATCGCCGCCGTACTGGCGCCGATAGCCGCGCGCATCATCACGATGGCCGTGTCGCGCGAGCGCGAGTACCTCGCCGACGCCTCAGGGGCGCTCCTGACCCGCTACCCTGAAGGCCTTGCGCGCGCGCTCGAGAAGATCAGCGCCGATGAGGACCCGCTCGACACGGCGACCAAGGCTACCGAGCACCTCTACTTCGTCAACCCCCTGAAAGCCCACCAGAGCGCCCTCAACAACCTCTTCGCCACTCATCCCCCCATCGAAGAACGCATCCGCCTCCTGCGGGCAATGTGAGGACGCGAGCACCGCGGGTCGGCCTTGGAGCGCCCCGGGCCGGCGGCGCCCGGGTTCGCAGGCCGCAGAGCGGCCAATACCCGCATTCGATGTACTGATTACCGGCGGCCATTCTGACGCTCACGTAAATGTCCGAATACTGATATAATGAACGCCAGCCCGGGAGGCGCTTTGGCAACCGTAACTCCTGTCGAGCCCAACGACGAGGCCATCAAGCGGCGCGAAATGATGATGCGCAGCGGCCCCCGTGGCGGCGGCATGGGCGGCGCCGACGCGTCCAGCCTCCTCACCGTCCACAAGACCTTCTCCGCCCTCAAGATCCCCGCCTACCAGCTGCTCTGGCTGAGCATGCTGGGCTCCTTCGCCGGGATGCAGATGCAGATGGTGGCCCGCGGCGTCCTCGCCTACGAGATCGGCGGGACGAACAGCGCCATCGCCGTTGTCAGCCTCGGCTGGGGCATCCCCATGCTGCTGTTCTCCCTCGTCGGCGGCACCCTGGCCGACCGCATCAACCGCCGCCGCCTGATGATGCTCTCTCAGCTCATGACAGCCTCCGTCGCTCTTACGGTGGCCGTGCTCGTCCACACCGGCATGATCGAGATCTGGCACCTCTTCGTCGCCGGGCTCGCCCAGGGCGTGGTCTTCTCCTTTAGCGGCCCCGCCCGCCAGGCCTTCATCCCCGAGGTCGTCGGCGAGAAGGAGCTGATGAACGCCATCGCCCTGAACCAGGCCGGCATGAACCTCACGCGCGTCGCCGGACCGTTCGTCGCCGGAGCCCTCATCGCCGTACCATGGATCGACATAGAGGGCGTCTTCTTCATCCAGGCCGCGCTCAACGTCTGCGCCCTGCTCCTGATCCTTGCCATCCCCCTCGTACGCGCGGCGCCGGAGGTCGAGGCCGAGAAGCGAGAGCGCGAGGCGCGGGGCCAGTTCGGGCCCATGTACGGCGGCCCCCGCGGCACGATGGTCCAGGACCTGGTCGACGGCCTGCGCTATGTCATCGCCAGCCCCATCCTCCTGACCTTGCTCGTCATGGGCCTCGTCCCGGCGCTCATCGGCATGTCTTACCAGAGCTTCCTGCCCGTGTTCGCGAAGGACGTCTTCGGCGACGGCGTGCACCGCAATGCCGAGGGCCTGGGCCTCATGATGACCGTGAGCGGCATCGGCGCGCTGGCCGGCTCGCTGGTCATGGCTTCGATGGCTGACTTCCCGCGCCGGACACAGCTACAGCTGTACTCAGGGTTGGGCTTCGGCATCTTCCTGGCTGGCTTTGCCCTGATGGGGAACTACGTGGGCGCGCTCCTGGCCCTCGCCATGCTCGGCTTCATGTCCAGCTACTTCCAGGGCCTTAACAGCACCATGGTCATGACAGCCAGCGACGCCCAGTTCTACGGGCGCGTCATGAGCGTGAACATGATGACCTTCTCCCTCATGCCCCTCGGCACCTTGCCAATGGGCTTCATCGCCGACAGCATCGGCAGCCTGTCCCTCGGCCCCATCGACCTGATCGGCATTCAGGCGGCGCAGTTCGGCGCCGGCGTCATCCTCACGCTGTTCATCCTCGCGGTCACCGTGTTCAACCCTGCCTACCGTCAGCTCGAGCAGGACGACTTCAAGCGCTTTGCCCTCGTTGCCGTCGAGCGAGTCCAGGAGGGACGCGGCGAGGGCTCGATCTGGTCGCAGCTCCGGCGCTCCATGAAGCACGAGCGCGGTTCCACCCTCGCGCGAAAGTACTCGGATATGCCCACAGAGGTCGACTCCGCGACCGGGGGCGGTTCCGGCTAGTCACGCCTGCCGCCACCCTCCCACCGACCCCAACCTGACCTGTCGTCTCGGCATACCGCCAGCAAGGGCGCATGGCGCCTTCGTTCGCACCCCGCTTGCCCGCGTGCCCGGCGGCGAAGCCCCGCCGGCGGCATCCGCGGCGGGGCTGAATGGCCCTGCATAAAGCACGCCCCGGAGCATTCCCCTAGGCGTTTACCCTAAAGTCGGCCGCAAGAGCACCGATAAAGTGCACAGGACGCTGGAGCGCGTCCTGCTTGCCAGCGGAGGCGGTGCACGGCCGTCACCCCGAGTATCGCCTCCGCTGGCAGGATCCCGTTACGCCAGCCGCTTCCCCCTCGTTTTCATTTGTGGACACGGACGTCACGGAGGCGCAGGATGCACGCCACGACCATTGGCCACTACGGCTGGCACTTCTTCGTCACGAAGCGCGATGGCTCGCGCGACCACTACACCCTCGAAGCCCTCGACCAGCAGTTCCAGCTCGGCGTCAGGGGCGCCACATGGGAGGCCTCCGTCCTGGCGCGGCAGGTCGCCCGCTTGACCGGCGGCGAGGTCGAAGTGACCTTCAACGGCGTGCCGATCTCGACAGCATCGCCCCTGTAGCGCGCCGCTACGCCGACCTCTTGGAAAGCGCATGCAATTCGCGCCACGCGCGACTTTACGTGCGCGCAACCGCGACCGCCGCATGCTTGGAGCAAAGGAGGCGAACCTCATGTACATTGGCGGCGGTCTTCTCGCGGTCATCCTCATCATCCTTCTGTTGATCCTTCTCCTCTAGTAAGAGGACGGGGCAAGCAAAGGAGAGGGCCGGTCATGAGACCGGCCCTCTCGCTTCTCGTTGCTCCCTACACCGGGCGGTTCCGGCTGAAGTGGTCCAGGGCAGCCTCGGTCGTTTGCGCCCTCTGTTCCTCCAGCTTGCGCGCAACTTCCTCGGCGATATCGGCTTCCCCTTCGGCCTCGGCCTTCTTGCGTTGCCAGAACTGCCACCAGCGGCGCCCGGGATACTTGCGGACCGGCGCCTGCGGCCCGGGCGTGTCCACGGATAGCTCCGCCGGCTTCTCTCCGAACACGTTGGGCAGGAGAGCCTTCAAACGCGCCTCTTCCTCGGCGCTGAACTCGTGCCGCGCCAGGGTCTGGACGGTCGCCGCGCGCCGGAAGGCGATATCCCCCGGCATCGTGTTCATGGTCCGGTCGTAGGCCTCGGCGACCTTTGCCGCCCCGTCGTCGTCGAGCTCGAGCAGGGCACGCAGGCGCGCGATGCTGACCGAGCGCAACCCCTCATCGTCGAGCGAGTACTCGGCGTCGATCAGCCGCCGGACCTCGATTGCCAGCTCCTCGCCCTCGAGGTAGGGAAGCTTTCTCAGTCCGGCTGCGATCTCGCGGTCGCGCTCCGGGCCCGCTCGCAGAGAAACCACCTTCTGCCAGTCCGTCTCCATGACATCTCCTTGACGGAAAGAAAGGGCTCCCGCAACGGAAGCCCTCCCCTCGCTTGTCCGTTTATAGTGGAGAGTCAGGCGCTAATGCCGTCGTAACCGGGCCTGGCGCAGGCTTTCGCCTTCGTGTCAAAGGCTTGACGCGGGCTGTGGTTGGGCTATGCTATGCGTCAATTGCGTAAGCTCTTTCCCTTATGCCCCTTCGCCTGAAGCTAGACCCGCGCCCGCCTCTCTACGACTCCGTCGCCGAGGCTGTCATCGCCGACGACGAGGGCCAGATTGAGGACGACGTCGAGCACGCGCATTGGAGCCCCCTCGCGCCGCCCCCGCCCGCCGCCGGCCTGCGCCTTGCCTTCGTTGACGGCGTGGAGCGGCGCGAAAGACGCCTGTCCGCCGAAGGTGAAGGCCGCTTCGTGCCGGGCCTGCTCGCCTCCTACGCCGCGGGAGCGGTATGGCCGGGGCGGCGGATCGACCCCTCGGACGTGAGGCTCGAGCGAAGGCTCATAATCGGCTGTGGCGAACGTTGTCCCTCGCTCGTAATGAAGTCCGCAACGTCCACCCTTTGCTACACTTCGGTCTCGAGTCCGGAATCAGACTTCGAGGGCCTCGGGCGAGTCCTGAACCACCTTCGCGCCGACATGGAGGCGTCGCTCGTCCGCCGGCTCGTCGAC from Dehalococcoidia bacterium includes:
- a CDS encoding MFS transporter, encoding MATVTPVEPNDEAIKRREMMMRSGPRGGGMGGADASSLLTVHKTFSALKIPAYQLLWLSMLGSFAGMQMQMVARGVLAYEIGGTNSAIAVVSLGWGIPMLLFSLVGGTLADRINRRRLMMLSQLMTASVALTVAVLVHTGMIEIWHLFVAGLAQGVVFSFSGPARQAFIPEVVGEKELMNAIALNQAGMNLTRVAGPFVAGALIAVPWIDIEGVFFIQAALNVCALLLILAIPLVRAAPEVEAEKREREARGQFGPMYGGPRGTMVQDLVDGLRYVIASPILLTLLVMGLVPALIGMSYQSFLPVFAKDVFGDGVHRNAEGLGLMMTVSGIGALAGSLVMASMADFPRRTQLQLYSGLGFGIFLAGFALMGNYVGALLALAMLGFMSSYFQGLNSTMVMTASDAQFYGRVMSVNMMTFSLMPLGTLPMGFIADSIGSLSLGPIDLIGIQAAQFGAGVILTLFILAVTVFNPAYRQLEQDDFKRFALVAVERVQEGRGEGSIWSQLRRSMKHERGSTLARKYSDMPTEVDSATGGGSG
- a CDS encoding M48 family metallopeptidase, which encodes MSELQQPVLIYDRIASNKRKTFLLLAAFFVLTSAMVILVGYLAGLPLGFSPFIMLFVLLYAAFAYFASDSVALAVSGARGPVTEEQEPLLYRTVENLCIGAGLPMPKVYVIEDGAMNAFATGRDPEHASVAVTRGLLSKLDKLELEGVIAHELSHIGNRDTLLMTTLVLLAGVIALLADLAFRLTWYGAGARRSYKGKNSSGAAILVLVAIIAAVLAPIAARIITMAVSREREYLADASGALLTRYPEGLARALEKISADEDPLDTATKATEHLYFVNPLKAHQSALNNLFATHPPIEERIRLLRAM
- a CDS encoding LemA family protein produces the protein MDAGLIILIVVIAVLVLLVIMAVGIYNGLVSARFRVREAWSGIDVQLKRRSSLIPNLVETVRGYAAHERETLENVTRARAALDRAGSPAEAAQANNMLTQTLRSLFAVAEAYPDLKANQSFQQLQSDLTDTEDKIAYARQFYNRNVLAYNEKTSTFPSVIIANMFNFQPEEFFEAEEAAREDVRVSFAPSAPAAQAQSPPPAPPASPPST